A genomic segment from Euzebya rosea encodes:
- a CDS encoding ArsR/SmtB family transcription factor gives MDEVFRALGDPTRRQLLDALFVEDGQTLSGLEARFEMTRFGVAKHLKVLEEAGLVVVRRQGREKHHHLNPVPIRLVHDRWVSKYREGWAGMLSELKHELETTMEKVYEIYIRTTPQRLWEAITDPTIRAKYNFGAGVTSDWKVGSPLRMAHPEAGVELGEGEVLEVDPPTRLVHSLRALWSDDVRAEGTSRVTWEIEQVEDSCRLTVVHDELREDANDELYGGWPMILSGLKTWLESGELLTTPGSLMYS, from the coding sequence GTGGACGAGGTGTTCAGGGCGCTGGGGGACCCGACGAGGCGACAGCTGCTGGACGCGCTGTTCGTCGAGGACGGGCAGACCCTCAGCGGGCTGGAGGCTCGGTTCGAGATGACGCGGTTCGGGGTCGCCAAGCACCTGAAGGTGCTGGAGGAGGCCGGGCTGGTCGTCGTCCGACGGCAGGGGCGAGAGAAGCACCACCATCTCAACCCCGTCCCCATCAGGCTGGTCCACGACCGGTGGGTCAGCAAGTACCGGGAGGGCTGGGCCGGGATGCTCAGCGAGCTCAAGCACGAACTGGAGACCACGATGGAGAAGGTGTACGAGATCTACATCCGCACCACGCCGCAGCGGCTGTGGGAGGCCATCACCGACCCGACGATCCGGGCCAAGTACAACTTCGGGGCCGGAGTCACCTCCGACTGGAAGGTGGGCTCGCCCCTCCGCATGGCCCACCCCGAGGCGGGCGTCGAGCTGGGTGAGGGCGAGGTCCTCGAGGTCGATCCGCCGACCAGGCTCGTCCATTCCCTCCGGGCGCTGTGGAGCGACGACGTCAGGGCCGAGGGCACCTCACGTGTCACGTGGGAGATCGAGCAGGTCGAGGACTCCTGCCGGCTGACCGTCGTGCACGACGAGCTGCGCGAGGACGCCAACGACGAGCTCTACGGCGGCTGGCCCATGATCCTCTCCGGTCTCAAGACCTGGCTGGAGAGCGGTGAGCTGCTGACCACCCCCGGCTCCCTGATGTACTCGTGA